GGCTATCAGCTTCGCCTGGACCTGGCGCCAGGCGCGACAGCTGGAGCGGGCGCTGACGCCGCAGACGCGCCAGATTGACGCCCTGCCCGCCGATCTGCTGCGCCGCAGCAGCCTACCGCTGACGATGATCCAGCCGATTTTGCTGCATAAAAACCAGCATAGCGCGCAGATGCTAAATGACCTGGTAGAGACCCAGTATCTGCTCAGCAAACCGCGGTTAAACCGCGGGCTGTGGCTACTGGAAACCATCGTCACCGCCGCGCCGCTGCTCGGCCTGTTGGGCACGGTGATGGGAATTATCGATACCTTTAAGGCGCTTTCCGCCTCCGGCGTTTCTGAACCGAGCCTGGTATCGGCGGGCATGGGCACCGCGCTGTATGCCACCGGCCTCGGCATCGCCATCGCGCTGATTGCGCTGGTAGGCAATAATTATCTGCAAAGCCGTATGGACCGCATTGGTGAACTGTTAAAGGTGCTGCTGATCCGGGCCGCTGGCTCGGCGCCGCCGCAGCCAACAACCGCCGAGGCCTGGATGGAAAGCGGAGCGCAGCGCTATGCCTGATATTTTTTGGCGCAGGTGGCTACGCCGCCTGCCTTATTTCTTCTGGAGCAGCACTCTGTTGATATTAAGCCCCAACGCCAGCGCGCGTTTTGAAATCGATGGTTATGAGCTGGTGTATAGCGCGCCGACGGAAACCCAACTGCAGGCGGAAGATTTGCGTCGCAGCGACGAAGTCTGGCGCGAAATGTTTGCGGCCGCGCAACAGCGCATCGATATTGCACAGTTTTATGTTGCCGGTCAGTCAGGATCGCGACTGGATCAGGTGCTGCAAACGCTGCGCGCCGCGGGCGAGCGCGGGGTGAAAATCCGCTTTTTAATGGAAGAGAAAGGGCTACGCAACAGTACCTCAGAGACGCTGGAACAGTTAAAAAGCATTCCCAACCTTGAGCTGCGCCTGATGCCGTTTGGCAAACTCAGCGGCGGCATCATCCATGCTAAATATTTTGTGGTGGACAATCAGCAGGCCTTTGTCGGCAGCCAGAACTTTGACTGGCGCGCGCTGGAGCATATTCAGGAAACTGGCCTACGCATCAGCGATGCGCCAGTGGTGGCGCAGATCGCCGCGATTTTTAATCAGGACTGGCAGGCGCAATCGTTGCTGGCTGACCATCGCCCGGTGCCGCCTCTGCCGCAAAGTGAACCTCGCGCCGATCTGCGCAGCGGCAATTACCTGGTCGCCAGCCCACGCAGCTGGAATCCGCCAGGGGTGGCAGACTCCCAGGCAGCTTTAGTACAGCTGTTGGCGTCGGCGACGGAGACGGTACGCGTTCAAGTAATGGACTATGCACCGCTCTCTTACGGGCCGCAACGCAGCCGCCCTTTTTATCCGGTTATCGATAATGCCTTACGCAGCGCGGCAGCGCGTGGCGTGCAAATTGAACTGATGGTGGCTGACTGGAACACCAACCGACCGGATATCGACTGGCTAAAAAGCCTGGCGCTGGTACCCGGCGTGCAGATCAAAGTGGTTACTATCCCCCCGGCCAGCGGCGGCTTTATTCCCTATGCCCGGGTGATCCACAGCAAAATAATGATCCTTGACGATCGCCTCGCCTGGGTCGGCACCAGCAACTGGCGCGGCGGCTATCTGGATAACTCGCGAAACCTGGAGCTGGTGTTAAATAACGAGCGCATGGCACAGCGGCTAAAGCAGCTTTATCAGCAGCTGTGGGACAGCCCCTACGCCGCAGCGCTGCGCATCGATTATAATTATCCGCCACCGCAGCCGGGCGGCGAGAAAACGTCGCCCTGACAGTCTGGCTTACAACCCGGGTGGCGGGATGCCTGCCGCCCTGTCTCAGGCCTGGCGCGGCACCATCAGCGCTATGGTCATAAAAGAAATCACGCAGAACGCCACATTCACCAGCAGGCCTGCCGTCGCAGCGGTTG
This Mixta hanseatica DNA region includes the following protein-coding sequences:
- a CDS encoding phospholipase D-like domain-containing protein gives rise to the protein MPDIFWRRWLRRLPYFFWSSTLLILSPNASARFEIDGYELVYSAPTETQLQAEDLRRSDEVWREMFAAAQQRIDIAQFYVAGQSGSRLDQVLQTLRAAGERGVKIRFLMEEKGLRNSTSETLEQLKSIPNLELRLMPFGKLSGGIIHAKYFVVDNQQAFVGSQNFDWRALEHIQETGLRISDAPVVAQIAAIFNQDWQAQSLLADHRPVPPLPQSEPRADLRSGNYLVASPRSWNPPGVADSQAALVQLLASATETVRVQVMDYAPLSYGPQRSRPFYPVIDNALRSAAARGVQIELMVADWNTNRPDIDWLKSLALVPGVQIKVVTIPPASGGFIPYARVIHSKIMILDDRLAWVGTSNWRGGYLDNSRNLELVLNNERMAQRLKQLYQQLWDSPYAAALRIDYNYPPPQPGGEKTSP
- a CDS encoding MotA/TolQ/ExbB proton channel family protein, translated to MNATLLHDIIFYIMYFALAIALVIIIERAISFAWTWRQARQLERALTPQTRQIDALPADLLRRSSLPLTMIQPILLHKNQHSAQMLNDLVETQYLLSKPRLNRGLWLLETIVTAAPLLGLLGTVMGIIDTFKALSASGVSEPSLVSAGMGTALYATGLGIAIALIALVGNNYLQSRMDRIGELLKVLLIRAAGSAPPQPTTAEAWMESGAQRYA